A section of the Methanofollis sp. UBA420 genome encodes:
- a CDS encoding HNH endonuclease signature motif containing protein, with product MAGLFDERTDKEKTRDALTAAKKKNIMAAVGNKCEKCRKKFPQRNLKIHHIDEVAKASGAKDLNTQSNLLVLCSLCHDDVHHKPISKSTQKGWIQKRPDSVKTDIRSILRNRPKVNGSESSAFMVRAPKISQPKIKPPKVDMPDFFGQSGSRKKKKSNDDWGFF from the coding sequence ATGGCAGGGCTCTTTGATGAACGAACCGACAAAGAAAAGACACGGGATGCTCTTACTGCGGCCAAAAAGAAGAATATAATGGCTGCAGTGGGGAATAAATGTGAAAAGTGCAGAAAAAAATTTCCTCAAAGAAATCTCAAGATTCACCATATCGACGAAGTGGCGAAAGCTTCCGGAGCAAAAGATCTGAACACGCAGAGCAATTTGCTGGTTTTGTGTTCTCTCTGCCATGATGATGTTCATCATAAACCGATTTCCAAAAGCACCCAGAAAGGATGGATTCAAAAACGGCCCGACTCTGTAAAGACTGATATTCGGAGTATCTTGCGGAATAGGCCAAAAGTGAATGGTTCGGAGTCGTCGGCATTCATGGTACGTGCGCCGAAAATATCGCAGCCTAAAATCAAACCGCCGAAGGTTGATATGCCGGATTTTTTTGGGCAAAGTGGTTCTCGGAAGAAAAAGAAGAGCAACGACGATTGGGGATTTTTCTAA